TATCGCGTGAACGCGCTGGGCACGCTGAACGTGCTCGACGCGCTGCGCGTCGCGGGATCCGGCGCGAAGCTCCTCCTCGTCGGCTCGGCCGACATCTACGGCTCCGGCCCGGCCGGGGGCGCGATCCGCGAGGACGCGCCGGTCCGGCCCCAGAATCCCTACTCCGTGAGCAAGGCCGCGCAGGACGCCCTGGGCGAGCTCTACGCGCTCCAGTACCGGCTCGGGGTGATCCGCACCCGGACGTTCACCCACACCGGGCCCGGCCAGACGCCGCGGTTCGCGCTCGCGGGCTTCGCCGATCAGCTGGCGCGGATCGACGCGGGGCTCGCCCCGCCCGAGATCCGCGTGGGCAATCTGGACGTCGTGCGCGAGTACGGGGACGTCCGGGACGTGGTCCGCGCGTACGATCTCCTGCTCGGGCGCGGCGCGCCGGGGGAAGCTTATAATGTCGCGACGGGGCAGGGGCACCGGCTCCGGGATCTCCTGGATCGCTTGATCGCGATCTCGGGGGTCCGGGCCGCGGTGTCGATCGATCCGGCGCGGGTCCGCTCCCGCGACACGGATCACCTCGTGGGGGATCCCGCCAAGCTCCGCGCGGCGACCGGCTGGACGCCGGCCCTGACCCTCGATCAGACCCTGGCCGATCTCTACGCCTCGGCCCGCGACCGTGTCCGGGCAGGGGCTCGTACGTAAGGAGGGCGCGTGCGCATCGCCATCGCAGGAACGGGGTACGTGGGACTCGTGACCGGAGCCGGCTTCGCCGACTTCGGGAACGACGTCCTGTGCGTCGACGTGGACCGATCGAAGATCGAGTCGCTCGAACGGGGAGAGCTCCCGTTCTACGAGCCCGGGCTCGACGATCTCATCGCGAGGAACGTGAAGCAGCGCCGGCTCCGCTTCGGCCTCTCCCTGGAGGAGGCGACGAGGTGGGGGGAGGCGATCTTCGTCTGCGTGGGCACGCCTCCCGGGAAGGACGGGCGCGCCGATCTCCGGTACGTGAAGGCCGCCGCCCGCACGATCGCCCGCGCCATGCCGGGCTACCGGCTCATCGTGC
This window of the Candidatus Eisenbacteria bacterium genome carries:
- a CDS encoding GDP-mannose 4,6-dehydratase, yielding MRVLITGVAGFAGRHLLRHLVEQGGREIHGADHAPLEETTDPEPLRSALASYRPLDVTDAAAVAGWIRERSPDQVVHLAAQASGMESIERPAETYRVNALGTLNVLDALRVAGSGAKLLLVGSADIYGSGPAGGAIREDAPVRPQNPYSVSKAAQDALGELYALQYRLGVIRTRTFTHTGPGQTPRFALAGFADQLARIDAGLAPPEIRVGNLDVVREYGDVRDVVRAYDLLLGRGAPGEAYNVATGQGHRLRDLLDRLIAISGVRAAVSIDPARVRSRDTDHLVGDPAKLRAATGWTPALTLDQTLADLYASARDRVRAGART